One window of the Oncorhynchus mykiss isolate Arlee chromosome 5, USDA_OmykA_1.1, whole genome shotgun sequence genome contains the following:
- the p2rx4a gene encoding P2X purinoceptor 4a codes for MMKTRGCCASICQCFFEYSTPKILVIRSFKVGTLNRITQALVIAYVIGYVCVLNKGYQDTDAVLSSVTTKVKGIALTNTSDLGLRIWDVADYVIPPQEENSFFVLTNLLITLNQTQSHCPEVPKTGFDCTSDRDCKAGSRDTRGNGVQTGKCVKYSAVDKTCEVLAWCPLELDKEPPNPPMLADAENFTVLIKNSIRYPKFNFNKRNILPYVNKTYLEQCVFNRITDPDCPIFRLKDMVTEANEDFQTMAVHGGVMGVQIRWECDLDMPSSWCVPRYTFRRLDNKDPVNNVAPGYNFRFAKYYKNGNNEETRTLIKGFGIRFDVMVFGQAGKFNIVPTLLNVGAGLALLGLVTVVCDWIVLTCMTKKNIYNEEKYSYVDDFQLLSNETP; via the exons ATGATGAAAACGAGGGGATGTTGTGCGTCCATCTGTCAATGTTTTTTCGAATATTCAACACCGAAAATTCTTGTAATTAGGAGCTTCAAGGTTGGAACCCTCAACAGAATCACGCAGGCTTTAGTGATTGCATATGTGATCGG GTATGTCTGTGTGCTGAACAAAGGCTACCAGGACACGGATGCAGTCCTCAGCTCTGTCACGACCAAGGTGAAGGGCATCGCCCTGACCAACACTTCTGACCTGGGCCTGCGAATCTGGGATGTGGCAGACTATGTCATCCCACCACAG GAGGAGAACTCTTTCTTTGTGTTGACGAACCTGCTCATCACTCTGAACCAAACTCAGTCGCACTGTCCAGAG GTCCCAAAAACTGGTTTTGACTGCACCTCAGACAGGGACTGCAAGGCTGGCTCACGTGATACCCGAGGCAATG GTGTTCAGACTGGGAAATGTGTGAAGTACTCAGCTGTGGATAAGACATGTGAGGTTCTCGCTTGGTGCCCGCTGGAGTTAGATAAGGAACCTCCCAA TCCTCCAATGTTGGCAGATGCAGAGAACTTCACAGTGCTTATAAAGAACAGCATCCGGTACCCCAAATTCAACTTCAATAA AAGGAATATCTTACCCTATGTCAACAAGACCTACTTGGAACAATGTGTATTCAATCGCATCACTGACCCAGACTGCCCGATCTTCAGACTCAAAGACATGGTCACAGAGGCCAAtgaggactttcagaccatggcTGTCCAT GGTGGGGTTATGGGTGTCCAGATCCGTTGGGAATGTGATCTGGACATGCCAAGCAGCTGGTGTGTGCCTAGGTACACCTTCCGTCGCCTGGACAACAAGGACCCAGTGAACAATGTGGCGCCTGGATACAACTTCAG ATTTGCCAAATATTACAAAAATGGTAACAATGAAGAGACAAGGACATTAATCAAAGGATTCGGAATACGTTTTGATGTCATGGTTTTTGGTCAG GCTGGAAAATTTAACATAGTGCCAACACTGCTGAATGTTGGTGCTGGTCTTGCCCTCCTTGGCTTG GTGACTGTTGTTTGTGATTGGATTGTGCTGACATGCATGAcgaaaaaaaacatatataacgAAGAGAAATACTCTTATGTTGATGACTTTCAATTG CTTTCAAATGAAACACCATAA